From one Marinobacter sp. LV10MA510-1 genomic stretch:
- the tnpB gene encoding IS66 family insertion sequence element accessory protein TnpB (TnpB, as the term is used for proteins encoded by IS66 family insertion elements, is considered an accessory protein, since TnpC, encoded by a neighboring gene, is a DDE family transposase.), with protein MILLTSSSRILLAAQPADFRRGIDGFVALCRDQLRQDPRGDTRFVFTNKSRTMVRVLCYDGSGFWLMTKRLSQGRFTRWPAAGSALTVLEAAQLRQWLRGPVEKLS; from the coding sequence ATGATCCTGCTGACCAGCTCGAGCCGCATCCTGCTGGCAGCGCAGCCGGCTGACTTTCGTCGCGGCATCGATGGCTTCGTGGCCCTGTGCCGTGATCAGCTCAGACAAGACCCCCGCGGTGATACCCGCTTCGTCTTCACCAACAAAAGCCGCACCATGGTCCGCGTGCTCTGCTATGACGGCAGCGGGTTCTGGCTCATGACCAAACGCCTCTCGCAAGGCCGCTTTACCCGCTGGCCGGCCGCAGGCAGTGCGCTGACCGTGCTGGAGGCGGCGCAGCTGCGGCAGTGGCTGCGTGGCCCTGTCGAGAAATTATCTTGA
- the tnpC gene encoding IS66 family transposase, translated as MALSRNYLENVRKLSRLCQHLQTDSQQEQIMAASATTLTEAQVEALTTRVQHALDHDLALPPEDVRLLLDALMTLAKLQAGIKSRRVGLHKLRKLAGLVDASEKLSSLLGTATGKSGSRKASSRSPAISAEPPAVEAVAPTVEHHALEDVSKGDDCPECEAGKLYKYDPASFVRIESQPPFNAVQHVAERLRCNACGVFITATLPDSVLQDGGRGQKYGYGARALMAMNKYFAGHPFYRQGTLNQLLGVPMTASTIFDQCEHLANDLKPVHDTLLKLAADAWLYHIDDTGNRILDQKPVMKRSRHDGRERLRSGIHTSGMIAEQGDGPPLVLYQTSLSHAGELLDDVLRLRSDGSPPPLVMSDALSSNHVSRTPLRIALCNAHGRRNFADLVVHFPEEAEAVLTRYQLIWQHDTEATEQQMTAAQRLAHHREHSLPVMEDIRRYGADRLAANAAEANSSFGQAVNYFNKHFDGLSAFCRQEGAPLDNNRMERGLKLPIRNRKNAMFFKSAAGAAIADVITSVIATCAAAGINPLIYLRSVQRHASEARKNPESWLPWTYQSHSSQDVKAA; from the coding sequence GTGGCCCTGTCGAGAAATTATCTTGAAAACGTTCGAAAACTCAGTAGGCTATGCCAACACCTTCAAACAGACTCACAACAGGAACAGATCATGGCTGCCAGTGCCACAACACTGACCGAAGCGCAGGTAGAAGCGCTGACCACGCGCGTGCAGCATGCGCTGGATCATGATCTGGCCCTACCACCTGAAGATGTCAGGCTGCTGCTCGATGCGCTGATGACGCTGGCGAAGCTGCAGGCTGGCATCAAGTCCAGGAGAGTCGGCCTGCACAAGCTGCGGAAGCTGGCCGGCCTGGTCGATGCTTCAGAAAAGCTCAGCAGTCTGCTGGGCACCGCCACTGGGAAGAGCGGATCACGCAAAGCCTCATCACGCAGTCCGGCCATCTCGGCCGAACCACCGGCTGTCGAGGCGGTGGCACCGACGGTCGAACATCATGCGCTCGAAGACGTCAGCAAGGGCGACGACTGCCCTGAATGCGAGGCCGGCAAGCTCTACAAGTACGATCCGGCCAGCTTCGTCCGCATTGAGAGTCAGCCACCGTTTAATGCCGTGCAGCACGTGGCCGAGCGCCTGCGCTGCAACGCCTGCGGTGTCTTCATCACGGCCACACTGCCAGACTCTGTTCTGCAGGACGGCGGGCGAGGCCAGAAGTACGGCTACGGCGCCAGAGCCCTGATGGCCATGAACAAGTACTTCGCCGGCCACCCGTTTTACCGTCAGGGCACCCTGAATCAGCTCCTGGGCGTGCCAATGACAGCCTCGACGATCTTCGATCAGTGCGAGCATCTGGCCAATGATCTCAAGCCGGTGCATGACACCCTGCTCAAGCTGGCCGCCGACGCCTGGCTGTATCATATCGACGATACCGGGAACCGGATACTGGATCAGAAGCCGGTCATGAAACGCAGTCGCCATGACGGCCGTGAGCGACTGCGCTCCGGCATTCATACCTCCGGCATGATTGCCGAGCAAGGTGACGGTCCGCCCCTGGTGCTGTACCAGACATCGCTCAGCCATGCCGGTGAATTACTGGACGATGTCCTGCGCCTGCGCAGTGACGGCAGCCCGCCGCCGCTGGTGATGAGTGATGCGCTCTCATCCAACCATGTCAGCCGCACCCCGCTGCGCATCGCCCTGTGCAATGCACACGGCCGGCGCAACTTTGCCGATCTGGTGGTGCACTTTCCTGAAGAGGCGGAGGCGGTACTGACGCGTTACCAGCTGATCTGGCAACACGACACTGAAGCGACTGAGCAGCAGATGACGGCCGCGCAGCGGCTGGCCCATCACCGCGAGCACTCACTCCCGGTGATGGAAGACATCCGCCGCTATGGCGCAGACCGGCTGGCTGCGAACGCGGCTGAAGCCAACAGCAGCTTTGGCCAGGCGGTCAACTACTTCAACAAACACTTCGACGGACTCAGCGCGTTCTGCCGCCAGGAGGGGGCACCGCTCGACAACAATCGCATGGAGCGTGGTCTCAAGCTGCCGATCCGCAATCGCAAGAACGCCATGTTCTTCAAGAGCGCCGCCGGTGCGGCCATCGCCGATGTCATCACCTCAGTGATTGCAACCTGTGCCGCAGCCGGGATCAATCCGCTGATTTACCTGCGCAGCGTCCAGCGCCATGCCAGCGAAGCCAGGAAAAACCCTGAAAGCTGGTTGCCGTGGACCTATCAAAGCCATAGCAGTCAAGACGTCAAGGCCGCCTGA
- a CDS encoding YIP1 family protein, which yields MNLTMLLQLPFHSEGAWPELQRRQISIPLIAWALVLPLSLLPPILLYYAGTHYGEHFMAGFAGKEWRFITTILFLAELLTFFVMGWLIHSVVAGKDLAISYEDAYLLAAIAPVPLWLSSLALLVPSLAFSVVVVLIAMGLSCTLIYQGLRALSHRPDTDVEAMSATYTIMAASFLAWALLMVMVWAF from the coding sequence ATGAACCTGACCATGCTTTTGCAATTACCCTTTCACAGTGAAGGCGCTTGGCCCGAATTGCAGCGCCGACAGATATCCATTCCGTTGATTGCCTGGGCCCTTGTTTTACCCCTGTCTTTACTGCCACCGATTCTGTTGTATTACGCCGGCACGCATTACGGCGAGCACTTTATGGCTGGTTTCGCCGGCAAAGAATGGCGCTTTATTACCACTATTCTGTTTCTGGCCGAGCTGCTGACGTTTTTTGTGATGGGTTGGCTGATTCACTCGGTTGTTGCGGGTAAGGATCTGGCTATCAGTTACGAAGACGCCTATTTGTTAGCTGCGATTGCTCCCGTGCCGCTATGGCTGTCGTCGCTGGCGTTGCTAGTCCCCTCTCTAGCATTTAGCGTTGTCGTTGTGCTTATTGCGATGGGGCTGTCATGCACACTGATTTACCAAGGCTTGCGAGCTTTAAGCCATCGCCCAGATACCGACGTGGAGGCTATGTCTGCAACCTACACAATAATGGCAGCGTCGTTTTTGGCATGGGCGCTGTTGATGGTAATGGTGTGGGCTTTCTGA
- a CDS encoding ABC transporter ATP-binding protein, with amino-acid sequence MSEKGIRIEGLSKRYGKGDTAVDALKHVDMHVAPGEVVGLIGPSGSGKSTLLKCLGAVISPTAGRMTLGDQVIFDDGWKVQDLRALRRDKIGYVFQAPYLIPFLDVTDNVALLPMLRGVPNGEARAKALELLTALDVQHRARAMPSKLSGGEQQRVAIARGLVNQPPVILADEPTAALDSPRAMAVIKILNEMARKFQTAIIVVTHDEKIIPTFKRIYHIRDGVTHEETGEGRGFE; translated from the coding sequence ATGAGCGAAAAAGGCATCCGTATTGAAGGGTTGAGCAAGCGTTATGGCAAGGGCGATACCGCCGTTGATGCGTTAAAGCATGTGGATATGCATGTTGCTCCGGGAGAAGTTGTCGGCCTTATTGGGCCTTCCGGCTCCGGCAAGAGTACCTTGCTGAAATGTCTGGGTGCGGTCATCAGCCCGACGGCGGGACGCATGACTCTGGGTGATCAGGTCATTTTTGACGATGGCTGGAAGGTTCAGGATTTGCGTGCTCTGCGCCGTGACAAAATCGGTTATGTGTTTCAAGCACCGTATTTGATTCCGTTTCTGGATGTTACTGACAACGTGGCATTGCTGCCGATGTTAAGAGGTGTACCCAATGGCGAGGCGCGTGCGAAGGCGCTGGAATTACTCACAGCGCTGGACGTGCAACATCGAGCCCGCGCCATGCCATCGAAGCTTTCGGGTGGCGAACAACAGCGGGTAGCGATCGCACGCGGGCTGGTCAACCAGCCGCCGGTGATACTGGCCGACGAACCAACTGCCGCCCTTGACAGTCCGCGCGCCATGGCTGTCATCAAGATCCTCAACGAAATGGCACGCAAGTTCCAAACGGCTATCATCGTTGTCACCCACGACGAAAAAATCATTCCTACGTTCAAGCGTATTTACCACATTCGGGACGGCGTCACTCACGAAGAAACGGGTGAAGGACGTGGGTTCGAGTAA
- a CDS encoding ABC transporter permease: MISLAGRDILQAWGKFVFTGVGLGLLIGVTLSMAGIYRGMIDDAKVLLDNSSADLWVVQKDTLGPYAEPSSIYQDTWRGIRGMPGVARTANVTYLTMQVRQGERDVRAMIAGITAGEPGTPGWPPYLVAGRQITRSHYEAVADIASGFELGDRLQIRRNHYTVVGLTRRMVSSGGDPMIFIPLKDAQEAQFLKDNDAILQSRRRTEANPAFNKPGSPDLLGAVIDLQTTNTYVNAVLVQIEDGYSHDDVAESIRRWKRLTVYTRAQMEEILVGKLIATSAKQIGMFLVILSMVSAAIVAFIIYTLTLGKIREIAVLKLIGTRNRTIAGMILQQAIALGVIGFVVGKIVATLFMAPIFPKYVLLEPLDSIFGFIAVVLICVLSSVIAIYAALKVDPAEAIG, encoded by the coding sequence ATGATTAGCTTGGCCGGTCGCGACATTCTTCAGGCGTGGGGAAAGTTCGTTTTTACCGGGGTGGGCCTTGGTCTGCTGATCGGTGTGACACTGTCTATGGCCGGAATCTACCGTGGCATGATCGACGACGCCAAAGTGTTGCTGGATAACAGCAGTGCAGATCTTTGGGTGGTGCAAAAGGATACCCTGGGCCCTTATGCAGAACCGTCGAGTATCTATCAGGATACCTGGCGCGGTATCCGTGGTATGCCCGGTGTGGCACGAACAGCCAATGTTACTTACCTGACCATGCAGGTACGCCAAGGTGAGCGCGATGTGCGGGCAATGATCGCCGGCATAACGGCTGGCGAGCCCGGTACCCCAGGCTGGCCGCCGTATCTTGTTGCGGGTCGTCAGATCACTCGTAGCCATTACGAAGCCGTCGCCGATATCGCAAGCGGTTTTGAGCTTGGTGATCGCCTGCAGATACGCCGTAACCACTACACCGTTGTCGGCCTCACCCGTCGCATGGTCTCGTCTGGCGGCGACCCCATGATTTTTATTCCGCTAAAGGATGCGCAAGAAGCACAGTTTCTGAAAGACAACGACGCCATTCTGCAAAGCCGGCGTCGAACTGAGGCCAACCCTGCATTTAACAAGCCTGGTAGTCCGGATTTACTTGGCGCCGTTATCGATTTGCAAACCACCAACACCTATGTAAACGCGGTTCTAGTCCAGATCGAAGACGGCTATAGCCATGACGATGTGGCCGAATCGATCCGCCGCTGGAAGCGGCTAACGGTTTACACCCGCGCGCAGATGGAAGAGATCCTTGTAGGCAAATTGATCGCCACCTCCGCAAAACAGATCGGTATGTTTCTGGTGATTCTATCGATGGTCAGTGCGGCTATCGTGGCTTTTATTATCTACACACTGACACTCGGAAAAATCCGCGAGATCGCCGTACTCAAACTGATCGGCACCCGCAACCGCACCATCGCCGGAATGATTCTGCAGCAGGCGATTGCGCTCGGGGTTATCGGGTTCGTGGTGGGAAAAATTGTCGCCACCTTGTTTATGGCGCCGATATTTCCCAAGTATGTCTTGCTTGAACCCCTTGATTCGATATTCGGGTTTATTGCGGTTGTGTTGATCTGCGTATTGTCGAGCGTTATCGCCATCTATGCAGCACTGAAGGTTGATCCGGCCGAAGCGATTGGGTGA
- a CDS encoding efflux RND transporter periplasmic adaptor subunit translates to MKHLPIQGRTLALLAVIVPLLALFVYVGLRSGPLAPVAVTVMTVESRAITPALFGIGTVEARYTYKIGPTFAGRVKNLEVHVGDQVTAGQVLGEMDPVDLDDRLRSQQAAFRGATAALREAQARQTYAQTQVGRYKRLFAAGSTSDETLNTKQQELAIAAASLSAAYENLARIRSDQEALVTQQKNLQLIAPHDGVVASRDTEPGTTVVAGQAVLELIDPESVWVNVRFDQISAAGLAKDLPARIVLRSRSGQTLSGGVLRVELKADAVTEEMLAKVVFDELPQPLPPLGELAEVTVDLPALPVAPTISNAAIRRDGNSVGVWQIVDDELRLTPVTLGVTDLDGSVQVRKGIKEGDQIVLYSEQALTSRSRIEVVDRIPGVSK, encoded by the coding sequence ATGAAACACCTACCTATTCAGGGCCGTACCTTGGCCCTGCTAGCCGTTATCGTTCCATTGCTTGCACTCTTCGTTTACGTCGGATTGCGCTCTGGTCCACTGGCACCGGTTGCTGTAACGGTGATGACCGTGGAATCGCGTGCGATTACGCCGGCGCTGTTCGGTATAGGCACAGTTGAGGCGCGCTACACCTACAAAATCGGGCCAACGTTCGCCGGGCGCGTCAAAAACCTTGAGGTGCATGTAGGCGACCAAGTAACGGCTGGTCAAGTGCTCGGCGAGATGGACCCGGTCGATCTGGATGACCGGCTGCGCTCGCAACAAGCGGCCTTTAGAGGAGCCACAGCCGCGTTGCGCGAGGCCCAGGCCCGGCAAACCTATGCGCAGACCCAGGTGGGTCGATATAAACGATTGTTCGCTGCGGGATCAACCAGCGATGAAACTCTTAACACCAAACAACAGGAACTGGCGATAGCCGCCGCCAGCCTTTCCGCTGCTTACGAAAACCTCGCCCGTATTCGGTCAGATCAAGAGGCTCTGGTGACGCAGCAAAAAAATCTACAGCTGATCGCACCGCACGATGGTGTGGTCGCCTCTCGGGACACCGAGCCAGGCACCACGGTAGTTGCCGGCCAGGCTGTACTGGAACTCATCGATCCCGAAAGTGTTTGGGTCAATGTGCGCTTCGATCAGATTAGCGCAGCGGGGCTGGCCAAAGATCTACCCGCACGCATTGTTTTGCGTTCACGTAGCGGCCAAACGCTGAGCGGCGGTGTGTTGCGCGTTGAATTAAAAGCCGATGCGGTAACCGAGGAAATGCTCGCGAAAGTGGTCTTTGATGAACTCCCCCAGCCTTTGCCGCCGTTAGGCGAGTTAGCCGAAGTCACGGTTGATCTCCCTGCCCTTCCCGTCGCGCCGACCATTTCCAACGCTGCGATTCGACGCGACGGCAATAGCGTCGGCGTTTGGCAAATCGTGGATGATGAGTTGCGTTTAACTCCGGTCACCTTGGGTGTTACAGACCTGGATGGCTCTGTTCAAGTCCGGAAGGGAATTAAAGAAGGAGACCAAATTGTGCTCTACAGCGAACAAGCGCTGACCTCGCGCAGTCGCATCGAGGTGGTTGACCGCATTCCAGGGGTGTCCAAATGA
- a CDS encoding TetR/AcrR family transcriptional regulator, with amino-acid sequence MNERPKKLSADARRLATVESVIQLAALQNPVEITTAAIAKHMNLTQGALFRHFPNKEAIWQSVMEWVAERLLNRIDRSVHGIDSPLAAMEAIFMTHVEFVAEHPGVPRMLFGELQRAESTPAKRMVQTLIQRYGERLNHLIEKGKSNGELSSSLDSEAASTLFIGTIQGLVMQSLLTGDVQRIRHDAPRVFAIYRRGIGTDL; translated from the coding sequence ATGAATGAGCGCCCAAAAAAACTTTCGGCCGACGCACGCCGGCTCGCGACCGTCGAGTCTGTAATTCAGCTCGCCGCGTTACAGAATCCTGTCGAGATAACAACCGCTGCTATCGCCAAGCACATGAATCTAACCCAAGGCGCGCTGTTTCGACATTTCCCGAACAAGGAAGCCATCTGGCAGTCGGTGATGGAATGGGTGGCAGAGCGTCTGCTGAATCGAATCGACCGCTCTGTACACGGAATCGATTCGCCTTTGGCCGCAATGGAGGCGATTTTCATGACTCATGTCGAATTCGTGGCCGAACATCCTGGCGTGCCCAGGATGCTGTTTGGCGAGCTTCAAAGAGCAGAGTCAACTCCTGCCAAGCGTATGGTGCAAACCTTGATCCAACGCTATGGCGAACGCTTGAATCATCTTATTGAGAAGGGTAAATCGAATGGTGAATTGAGTTCCTCTTTAGACAGCGAAGCGGCGAGCACGCTTTTTATAGGCACGATTCAGGGCCTGGTTATGCAATCGCTGCTGACTGGCGATGTGCAACGCATACGCCACGATGCGCCACGAGTGTTTGCAATTTATCGGCGCGGTATCGGGACTGATTTATGA
- a CDS encoding cytochrome P450 — protein MSTASRKIPAGEKVTVLWASANRDEGVFGDPDGFCPEKNRGQNLLYGAGIHICPGAPLARMELRILIEEFLRGIDTLEFAPHELPERAVFPTGGFNYLPMIIGKK, from the coding sequence TTGTCAACAGCCTCTAGAAAGATTCCCGCCGGCGAGAAAGTCACCGTTCTGTGGGCATCCGCCAATCGTGACGAAGGAGTATTCGGCGATCCGGATGGTTTTTGTCCCGAGAAGAACCGTGGCCAGAATTTGCTTTATGGTGCAGGTATTCATATTTGCCCTGGTGCACCTCTGGCCAGGATGGAACTCAGGATTTTGATTGAGGAATTTCTTCGCGGTATCGATACCCTGGAATTCGCGCCCCATGAACTACCTGAACGTGCCGTTTTCCCAACCGGCGGTTTCAATTATTTACCGATGATTATTGGAAAAAAATAA
- a CDS encoding BolA family protein encodes MLTANNLRDYIMNGLTCDHVEVQGDDGQHFEAVIVSQQFAGKNKIQQHQLVYLALGDRMGSEIHALAMRTFTPQTWAQPGTK; translated from the coding sequence ATGCTGACAGCGAATAATCTAAGAGACTACATCATGAATGGCCTGACCTGCGATCATGTGGAAGTGCAGGGCGATGACGGTCAGCACTTCGAAGCAGTCATCGTGAGCCAGCAATTTGCCGGCAAAAATAAGATACAGCAGCATCAACTGGTTTATCTGGCACTCGGAGATCGGATGGGCTCGGAGATTCATGCGCTGGCAATGCGCACTTTTACGCCCCAAACCTGGGCGCAACCAGGCACCAAATAG
- the grxD gene encoding Grx4 family monothiol glutaredoxin, translated as MNVQEKILSQVTADTVVLYMKGKPQSPLCGFSATTVQVLNACGVQDFAAVDVLADPEIRDGIKVYSNWPTIPQLYIKGEFVGGADIVREMYEQGELQKLLQSALA; from the coding sequence ATGAACGTACAGGAAAAAATTCTCAGTCAGGTCACAGCTGATACCGTTGTGCTCTATATGAAAGGCAAGCCCCAGTCTCCGCTGTGTGGTTTTTCTGCTACGACTGTGCAGGTATTAAATGCCTGCGGCGTGCAGGATTTTGCTGCTGTCGATGTGCTAGCCGATCCGGAAATCCGCGATGGTATCAAGGTATACAGCAACTGGCCGACCATTCCTCAGCTCTACATCAAGGGCGAGTTTGTCGGTGGTGCCGATATTGTGCGTGAAATGTATGAGCAAGGTGAACTGCAGAAATTGCTCCAATCAGCGCTGGCTTGA
- a CDS encoding rhodanese-like domain-containing protein has protein sequence MQSLTAPELAAWIENAARPNPVLLDVREPWEFQICHISGALTMPMNTILDKFSELDAEHSIVCICHHGVRSMQVGLFLKKHGISHVSNLTGGVHAWALQVDGTMPTY, from the coding sequence ATGCAAAGCTTGACTGCACCAGAACTGGCCGCATGGATCGAGAATGCGGCGCGCCCGAACCCCGTATTACTCGACGTACGTGAGCCGTGGGAATTTCAGATCTGTCATATTAGCGGTGCGTTGACGATGCCTATGAATACCATCCTTGACAAGTTCTCCGAACTGGACGCGGAGCATTCGATTGTCTGCATCTGCCACCACGGCGTGCGTAGTATGCAAGTCGGGTTGTTTTTAAAAAAGCATGGTATTAGCCACGTTAGCAACCTTACAGGTGGCGTTCATGCCTGGGCTCTGCAAGTCGACGGCACGATGCCGACCTATTGA
- a CDS encoding P-loop NTPase produces the protein MQTTDRNQSHAPDASSGSADNSDKLPGIRHIIAVGSGKGGVGKSTVSVNLALALQQLGARVGIVDADILGPSIPGMLGIATGEKPATTQSGKMIPAQQHGLKVVSMAMLTEDDQPAVLRGPMVGKYLKMFVDGVQWGSLDYLILDLPPGTGDVQLTLAQSMPLSGVVIVTTPQAVSLKIARRGLRMFEKVQVKILGLVENMRTFTCPHCGENTDIFRHGGGEQMSEELGVPFLGALPLDADVVTSGDEGRPIVAEQPASVSAKVYASIATALVEQLNASVTVLKPFVWKWDSNEGAPDWAEDAARPAGSQNTPIGLLRRDPRTLSVLWEDGHRDDFDVRDLRLACHCALCVEEMSGRKLLDPKTIRHDVAPRQIVSIGNYAIKFDWNDGHNSGIYTFNNLRALGASAAASDVENV, from the coding sequence ATGCAGACCACTGACCGTAATCAATCTCACGCGCCTGACGCGTCATCCGGCTCGGCCGATAACTCGGATAAGCTGCCGGGGATACGCCATATCATTGCCGTCGGAAGCGGCAAGGGCGGCGTCGGAAAATCCACGGTAAGTGTGAATTTAGCGCTGGCACTGCAGCAGCTTGGGGCGCGTGTCGGAATCGTAGACGCCGACATTCTTGGCCCCAGTATCCCCGGTATGCTCGGCATCGCAACCGGTGAGAAGCCAGCGACGACCCAGAGTGGCAAGATGATCCCGGCGCAACAGCACGGTCTGAAGGTAGTGTCGATGGCCATGCTCACCGAAGATGACCAGCCAGCTGTTTTACGCGGGCCGATGGTAGGAAAATACCTGAAGATGTTCGTTGACGGCGTGCAATGGGGATCGCTGGACTACCTGATTCTTGACCTTCCACCCGGCACAGGCGACGTCCAGTTGACGCTGGCACAGAGTATGCCGCTGTCGGGTGTGGTGATCGTAACGACACCTCAGGCCGTTAGCCTCAAGATCGCCCGCCGAGGCTTGCGGATGTTCGAGAAGGTGCAGGTCAAGATTCTTGGGCTCGTCGAGAACATGCGCACCTTTACCTGTCCTCACTGCGGCGAGAACACGGATATCTTCCGTCACGGCGGTGGCGAGCAGATGAGCGAGGAGCTTGGCGTCCCGTTTCTGGGTGCCTTACCTCTCGATGCCGATGTTGTTACCAGCGGTGATGAAGGTCGCCCGATAGTGGCGGAACAGCCAGCGTCGGTCAGCGCCAAGGTGTATGCCTCCATTGCGACGGCGCTTGTAGAGCAGCTCAACGCGTCGGTCACGGTGCTGAAACCGTTTGTCTGGAAGTGGGACAGTAACGAGGGAGCCCCGGACTGGGCGGAAGATGCGGCGCGGCCTGCTGGATCACAAAACACCCCGATCGGTTTACTGCGTCGCGATCCGCGCACGTTATCCGTTCTCTGGGAGGATGGTCATCGCGATGACTTTGACGTCCGCGACCTGCGCCTGGCATGTCATTGCGCTCTTTGCGTCGAGGAAATGAGCGGACGCAAGTTACTCGATCCAAAGACAATACGCCATGATGTGGCGCCGCGACAGATCGTGAGCATAGGTAACTACGCCATCAAATTCGATTGGAACGACGGCCATAACAGCGGAATATATACGTTTAACAACCTGCGTGCCTTGGGTGCCAGCGCTGCAGCGAGCGATGTTGAAAATGTCTGA
- a CDS encoding NifU family protein, whose amino-acid sequence MLKMSDVLLADQPVSIRAESSLADPDTCKFIVSRSLHPGGSFFFGNKERAVGSPLGEQLFALLGVANLLIADNVVTVCKEPAASWSGLKAAIGMAIRTQLRTGVPAVLEMSVHNGVQGRSDAELTAAVQELLDKEVNRSIANHGGKISIVEVRQGKLSITMSGGCQGCASSQVTLRQGFEVMLKRVAPEIDEIIDVTDHAAGKQPFYPRHQEPL is encoded by the coding sequence ATGTTGAAAATGTCTGATGTCCTGCTTGCGGATCAGCCGGTCAGTATTCGCGCCGAGTCTTCGCTCGCTGACCCCGACACGTGTAAGTTCATCGTGAGCCGTAGCTTGCACCCCGGCGGCTCGTTCTTTTTTGGCAACAAAGAACGAGCCGTTGGTTCACCGCTCGGCGAGCAACTGTTCGCACTCCTTGGCGTGGCCAATCTGCTCATTGCCGATAACGTAGTGACCGTGTGCAAAGAGCCAGCCGCCTCGTGGTCAGGGCTCAAAGCAGCTATCGGAATGGCCATCCGTACGCAGCTGCGTACGGGCGTGCCGGCGGTCCTGGAAATGTCTGTTCATAACGGCGTGCAAGGAAGGTCCGATGCAGAGCTTACGGCGGCTGTTCAGGAGCTTCTGGACAAAGAGGTCAATCGTTCGATCGCTAACCACGGCGGAAAAATTTCTATTGTGGAGGTCCGGCAAGGGAAGCTTTCCATCACCATGAGTGGCGGCTGCCAGGGATGCGCTTCCTCTCAGGTGACGCTGAGGCAGGGATTCGAAGTCATGCTCAAAAGAGTCGCCCCAGAAATCGATGAGATTATTGATGTGACCGACCACGCAGCGGGAAAGCAGCCTTTCTACCCGCGCCATCAGGAGCCCTTATGA